One stretch of Hypanus sabinus isolate sHypSab1 chromosome 29, sHypSab1.hap1, whole genome shotgun sequence DNA includes these proteins:
- the LOC132383251 gene encoding somatostatin receptor type 5-like, producing MEKPLPYLATAAPSEEFNIPTPWIENISENSTAQPTASPSGSAILIPVIYFTVCVIGLGGNTLVIHVILHYAKMESVTNIYILNLAIADELFMLGLPFLAIQNALSYWPFGSLMCRLVMTVDGINQFTSIFCLTVMSIDRYLAVVHPVKSIKWRKPQVAKVINVMVWAISFVVVLPVIIFSSVKIGMHTCNINWPEPIMVWSTAFIIYTATLGFFGPLLVICLCYLLIVIKLKSSGRKVRATSTKRKKSERKVTWMVVIVVAVFVFCWLPFYVMNIVNLVSTMPSEPSLVGLYFFVVLLSYTNSCANPFIYSFLSDNFKQGFRKILCRTTRRVDDKNVGSKATGSSYVEMCHVNNIAQGAQAQVGFSERSPEQQMPGEVLPNSVKSGPLEISDL from the coding sequence ATGGAGAAACCTTTACCATATCTGGCCACAGCAGCACCTTCCGAAGAATTCAACATTCCCACGCCGTGGATCGAAAATATATCCGAGAACAGCACCGCGCAACCCACGGCCAGTCCCAGTGGAAGTGCCATCCTGATTCCCGTCATCTACTTCACTGTCTGCGTAATTGGTCTGGGCGGCAACACACTTGTTATCCACGTTATCCTGCATTATGCCAAGATGGAGTCGGTCACCAACATCTACATCCTGAACCTCGCCATCGCTGATGAGCTGTTCATGCTTGGCCTCCCCTTCCTTGCCATTCAGAATGCCTTGTCCtactggccctttggctcacTGATGTGCCGACTGGTGATGACAGTGGATGGCATCAACCAATTTACCAGCATCTTCTGCCTGACTGTCATGAGCATCGACAGATACCTGGCCGTGGTCCACCCAGTGAAGTCCATCAAGTGGCGCAAGCCTCAGGTGGCCAAGGTCATCAATGTCATGGTCTGGGCCATTTCCTTTGTGGTGGTCCTCCCGGTCATCATCTTCTCCAGCGTGAAGATCGGCATGCACACCTGTAACATTAACTGGCCGGAGCCCATCATGGTCTGGTCAACGGCCTTCATCATTTACACAGCCACCCTGGGCTTCTTTGGACCCTTGCTGGTGATCTGCCTCTGTTATCTCCTCATCGTGATCAAGCTAAAGTCCTCAGGCCGGAAGGTGAGGGCCACCTCCACCAAGAGGAAGAAGTCAGAGAGGAAGGTAACTTGGATGGTGGTCATCGTGGTGGCTGTGTTTGTCTTCTGCTGGCTGCCCTTCTACGTCATGAACATTGTCAATCTGGTGTCCACCATGCCCTCAGAGCCATCACTGGTCGGCCTCTACTTCTTCGTGGTGCTCCTGTCCTACACCAACAGTTGTGCCAACCCCTTCATCTATAGCTTCCTCTCGGACAACTTCAAGCAGGGCTTCCGCAAGATCCTCTGCCGCACCACCAGACGAGTGGACGACAAGAATGTGGGCAGCAAGGCCACGGGCAGCAGCTACGTGGAGATGTGCCACGTCAACAATATTGCGCAGGGGGCACAAGCCCAAGTGGGTTTTTCGGAGAGGAGCCCAGAGCAGCAAATGCCCGGGGAAGTCCTGCCCAACAGTGTCAAAAGCGGGCCACTGGAGATCAGTGACTTGTAA